One Glycine max cultivar Williams 82 chromosome 6, Glycine_max_v4.0, whole genome shotgun sequence DNA segment encodes these proteins:
- the LOC100790279 gene encoding peroxidase 52-like precursor (The RefSeq protein has 2 substitutions compared to this genomic sequence), protein MASFCSRLTICLALFVLILGSANAQLSTNFYYHSCPNLFSTVKSTVQSAISKETRMGASLLRPFFHDCFVNGCDGSILLDDTSSFTGEKNANPNRNSARGYEVIDNIKSAVEKACPGVVSCADILAIAARDSVQILGGPSWNVKVGRRDARTASQSAANNGIPPPTSNLNQLISRFSALGLSTKDLVALSGGHTIGQARCTNFRARIYNESNIDTAFARARQQSCPRTSGSGDNNLATLDLQTPTEFDNYYFKNLVQKKGLLHSDQQLFNGGSTDSIVRGYSTNPSSFSSDFAAAMIKMGDISPLTGSNGEIRKNCRRIN, encoded by the exons ATGGCTTCGTTTTGTTCTAGATTGACCATTTGTTTGGCTCTGTTTGTCCTCATATTGGGGAGTGCCAATGCCCAACTTTCTACAAACTTCTACTACCATTCGTGTCCAAACCTCTTCTCCACTGTGAAATCCACAGTGCAATCTGCCATATCAAAGGAGACCCGCATGGGTGCTTCTCTCCTCCGCCTGTTCTTCCACGATTGCTTTGTCAAT GGATGTGATGGTTCAATTCTATTGGATGACACATCAAGCTTCACCGGAGAGAAGAACGCAAACCCCAACAGGAACTCTGCTCGTGGATACGAGGTCATTGACAACATTAAATCAGCCGTGGAGAAAGCATGTCCAGGAGTTGTCTCCTGCGCAGATATCCTTGCCATAGCTGCCAGAGACTCTGTTCAGATC CTTGGAGGCCCTAGTTGGAATGTTAAAGTTGGAAGAAGAGACGCTAGAACTGCTAGCCAATCTGCTGCTAACAATGGCATCCCTCCACCCACTTCAAACCTTAACCAACTCATCTCAAGATTCAGCGCTCTTGGACTTTCCACCAAGGACTTGGTCGCCTTGTCCG GTGGTCACACAATTGGACAAGCAAGGTGCACAAACTTCAGAGCCCGCATCTACAACGAGAGCAACATAGACACCGCATTTGCAAGGACAAGGCAACAAAGCTGCCCAAGAACATCAGGGTCAGGGGACAATAATCTTGCAACGCTTGATCTTCAAACTCCAACCGAATTCGACAACTACTACTTCAAGAATCTTGTTCAGAAGAAGGGTCTCCTCCACTCTGATCAGCAACTGTTCAATGGTGGGTCCACCGACTCCATTGTGCGTGGCTACAGCACCAACCCGAGCTCCTTCTCCTCTGACTTCGCCGCCGCCATGATCAAGATGGGAGACATTAGTCCTCTCACTGGCTCCAACGGAGAAATCAGGAAGAATTGTAGAAGGATTAACTAA
- the LBD26 gene encoding LOB domain-containing protein 15, whose protein sequence is MSRERERFDEIGKKIKRERDVSSQMGRRHMLGPPGTLNTITPCAACKLLRRRCAQECPFSPYFSPHEPQKFASVHKVFGASNVSKMLMEVPECQRADAANSLVYEANVRLRDPVYGCMGAISALQQQVQSLQAELNAVRGEILKYKLREANMIPSSHHVGMLPSSGAVSIAAPPPPPPPPPPPPPPPSLPLPLTSPSSSIYIQHRDPTTYTTISSDNISYFG, encoded by the exons ATGTCCAGAGAAAG GGAGAGATTTGATGAGATAGGGAAGAAGATCAAGAGGGAAAGAGATGTTTCATCTCAAATGGGAAGAAGACACATGTTAGGCCCTCCAGGAACCCTAAATACTATCACCCCTTGTGCAGCATGTAAGTTGTTGAGAAGAAGATGTGCCCAAGAATGTCCCTTTTCTCCATATTTCTCTCCCCATGAGCCTCAAAAGTTTGCTTCTGTCCACAAAGTCTTTGGTGCCAGCAACGTCTCAAAGATGCTCATG GAAGTACCAGAGTGTCAAAGAGCTGATGCTGCAAATAGTCTAGTTTATGAGGCTAATGTGAGGCTAAGAGATCCTGTGTATGGATGCATGGGTGCAATTTCTGCTTTGCAACAGCAAGTACAATCTTTACAAGCTGAACTTAATGCAGTGAGAGGTGAAATACTTAAATACAAACTCAGGGAAGCTAACATGATACCCTCCTCTCATCATGTTGGAATGCTCCCTTCATCTGGGGCTGTTTCAATTGCTGCtccaccgccgccacctcctccaccaccacctcctcctcctcctccttctcttcctcttcctctaaCTTCCCCCTCCTCTTCCATATACATCCAACATAGGGATCCCACCACTTATACCACAATTTCAAGTGATAATATCTCCTattttggttga